The following are encoded in a window of Drosophila simulans strain w501 chromosome 3L, Prin_Dsim_3.1, whole genome shotgun sequence genomic DNA:
- the LOC6736264 gene encoding bifunctional peptidase and arginyl-hydroxylase JMJD5 isoform X1, with protein MKSGNAERKLKSKQIIVVKHSMDSGFLELTQLLPRWVDLENVVQGEVEARYILKIAADRLTNLKSGGDSGAEETGYLVGALVDRNWERIHTGHFSQVPLATRKIYAIACCFKIFFLLLESTSPAQKDACSEILDKAQLLGCMDDWCELKVALMGYLDKGGAVSSNSSPLPTLEPLTRVTFNCDIPQLDAPSLEEFQTKCFEAGQPSLLLNTIQHWPALRKWLDLNYLLQVAGNRTVPIEIGSNYASDEWSQQLVKIRDFLSRQFGKDTSNTDQNIEYLAQHELFSQIPALKEDISIPDYCTISNEDTPGAVDIKAWLGPAGTVSPMHYDPKHNLLCQVFGSKRIILAAPADTDNLYPHDSEFLANTARIDASQLDPETYPLVAKVKFYQLLLQPGDCLYMPPKWWHYVRSEAPSFSVSFWWE; from the exons ATGAAATCTGGCAACGCTGAACGTAAgctaaaaagtaaacaaataatagTTGTTAAACATTCTATGGATAGTGGGTTCCTGGAGCTGACGCAGCTGCTGCCCCGCTGGGTGGATCTGGAAAATGTGGTCCAGGGTGAAGTCGAGGCGCGCTACATCCTCAAAATAGCCGCGGATCGCCTGACGAACTTGAAGTCTGGCGGAGATTCCGGCGCGGAGGAAACCGGATATCTAGTTGGTGCGCTGGTGGACAGGAACTGGGAACGCATTCACACAGGGCACTTCAGCCAGGTTCCCTTGGCCACGAGGAAGATATATGCGATAGCCTGTTGCTTCAAG atttttttccTTCTCTTGGAGAGTACTAGTCCCGCCCAGAAGGATGCGTGCAGTGAGATCCTGGATAAGGCTCAACTTTTGGGTTGCATGGATGACTGGTGTGAACTAAAAGTCGCCCTAATGGGTTATCTTGACAAGGGTGGAGCAGTATCATCAAATTCCTCACCACTTCCTACTCTAGAGCCATTAACCCGAGTAACCTTCAACTGTGATATACCCCAACTGGACGCTCCCAGTCTAGAAGAGTTCCAGACAAAGTGCTTCGAGGCAGGACAACCCTCACTCCTGCTGAACACCATCCAGCATTGGCCTGCACTGCGCAAGTGGCTGGATCTCAATTACCTTCTCCAAGTGGCCGGGAATCGCACGGTGCCCATTGAAATAGGTTCCAACTATGCCAGCGATGAGTGGTCCCAGCAGCTGGTGAAGATCCGCGACTTCCTGAGCAGGCAGTTCGGGAAGGATACTAGCAATACTGACCAAAATATCGAGTATCTCGCCCAGCACGAGCTCTTCTCCCAGATACCAGCTCTCAAAGAGGATATATCCATTCCCGACTACTGCACCATCAGCAACGAAGATACCCCAGGAGCTGTGGACATCAAAGCCTGGCTGGGACCAGCTGGAACCGTTTCACCCATGCACTACGATCCCAAGCACAACTTGCTGTGCCAGGTATTCGGTTCGAAGAGGATCATCCTAGCTGCTCCTGCAGACACAGACAATCTGTATCCCCACGACAGTGAGTTCCTGGCCAATACAGCGCGAATAGATGCTTCCCAACTGGATCCTGAAACGTATCCCTTGGTAGCCAAGGTGAAGTTCTACCAGCTGCTCCTGCAACCCGGTGACTGTTTGTACATGCCACCCAAATGGTGGCACTATGTGAGATCTGAAGCTCCTAGCTTCTCTGTAAGCTTCTGGTGGGAGTAA
- the LOC6736264 gene encoding bifunctional peptidase and arginyl-hydroxylase JMJD5 isoform X2 yields the protein MDDWCELKVALMGYLDKGGAVSSNSSPLPTLEPLTRVTFNCDIPQLDAPSLEEFQTKCFEAGQPSLLLNTIQHWPALRKWLDLNYLLQVAGNRTVPIEIGSNYASDEWSQQLVKIRDFLSRQFGKDTSNTDQNIEYLAQHELFSQIPALKEDISIPDYCTISNEDTPGAVDIKAWLGPAGTVSPMHYDPKHNLLCQVFGSKRIILAAPADTDNLYPHDSEFLANTARIDASQLDPETYPLVAKVKFYQLLLQPGDCLYMPPKWWHYVRSEAPSFSVSFWWE from the coding sequence ATGGATGACTGGTGTGAACTAAAAGTCGCCCTAATGGGTTATCTTGACAAGGGTGGAGCAGTATCATCAAATTCCTCACCACTTCCTACTCTAGAGCCATTAACCCGAGTAACCTTCAACTGTGATATACCCCAACTGGACGCTCCCAGTCTAGAAGAGTTCCAGACAAAGTGCTTCGAGGCAGGACAACCCTCACTCCTGCTGAACACCATCCAGCATTGGCCTGCACTGCGCAAGTGGCTGGATCTCAATTACCTTCTCCAAGTGGCCGGGAATCGCACGGTGCCCATTGAAATAGGTTCCAACTATGCCAGCGATGAGTGGTCCCAGCAGCTGGTGAAGATCCGCGACTTCCTGAGCAGGCAGTTCGGGAAGGATACTAGCAATACTGACCAAAATATCGAGTATCTCGCCCAGCACGAGCTCTTCTCCCAGATACCAGCTCTCAAAGAGGATATATCCATTCCCGACTACTGCACCATCAGCAACGAAGATACCCCAGGAGCTGTGGACATCAAAGCCTGGCTGGGACCAGCTGGAACCGTTTCACCCATGCACTACGATCCCAAGCACAACTTGCTGTGCCAGGTATTCGGTTCGAAGAGGATCATCCTAGCTGCTCCTGCAGACACAGACAATCTGTATCCCCACGACAGTGAGTTCCTGGCCAATACAGCGCGAATAGATGCTTCCCAACTGGATCCTGAAACGTATCCCTTGGTAGCCAAGGTGAAGTTCTACCAGCTGCTCCTGCAACCCGGTGACTGTTTGTACATGCCACCCAAATGGTGGCACTATGTGAGATCTGAAGCTCCTAGCTTCTCTGTAAGCTTCTGGTGGGAGTAA